A genome region from Crossiella equi includes the following:
- a CDS encoding methyltransferase: MTSPQPITDLMWAHWKTRLVLAAVELDLCTELAAGPLSRTDIQQRLGLKSGATGDFLDALVAMGVLARAGDRYVNSAESADYLVATNAATYLGDSFLAQGADLAKEIVGLLREGRTLNDITDGREYYDSLYATPDGVRAFQRDMTALSIGSALAMARQFPWTEHKTLVDVGCAEGALPGHVLRAHPHLLATGFDLPQAESGFLGHTAELGVGDRVRFVGGDFFTDELPQGDVIVLGHILHNWDLAEKRMLLDKAYRALPEGGAVIVYETLIDDERADNAIGLILSLIMHLEVPGGFDYTGADCQKWLQEAGFHSTRVEHLDGPESMVIGIR, from the coding sequence ATGACCTCTCCCCAACCGATCACCGACCTGATGTGGGCGCACTGGAAGACCCGGCTCGTGCTGGCCGCGGTGGAGCTGGACCTGTGCACCGAGCTGGCCGCCGGACCGCTGTCGCGGACCGACATCCAGCAGCGCCTGGGCCTGAAGTCCGGGGCCACCGGTGACTTCCTGGACGCCCTGGTGGCCATGGGTGTGCTCGCCCGCGCGGGCGACCGCTATGTGAACAGCGCCGAGTCCGCCGACTACCTCGTCGCCACCAACGCCGCGACCTATCTGGGCGACAGCTTCCTCGCCCAGGGCGCGGACCTGGCCAAGGAGATCGTCGGGCTGCTGCGCGAGGGCCGCACGCTCAACGACATCACCGACGGCCGCGAGTACTACGACAGCCTCTACGCCACCCCGGACGGCGTGCGCGCCTTCCAGCGCGACATGACCGCGCTCAGCATCGGCTCCGCGCTGGCCATGGCCAGGCAGTTCCCGTGGACCGAGCACAAGACCCTGGTCGACGTGGGCTGCGCCGAGGGCGCCCTGCCCGGCCACGTGCTGCGCGCGCACCCGCACCTGCTGGCCACCGGGTTCGACCTGCCGCAGGCCGAGTCCGGCTTCCTCGGCCACACCGCCGAACTGGGTGTGGGCGACCGGGTGCGGTTCGTGGGAGGCGACTTCTTCACCGACGAGCTGCCCCAGGGCGATGTGATCGTGCTCGGCCACATCCTGCACAACTGGGACCTGGCCGAGAAGCGCATGCTGCTGGACAAGGCCTACCGCGCGCTGCCCGAGGGCGGTGCGGTCATCGTGTACGAGACGCTGATCGACGACGAGCGCGCGGACAACGCGATCGGCCTGATCCTGAGCCTGATCATGCACCTGGAGGTGCCGGGCGGCTTCGACTACACGGGTGCGGACTGCCAGAAGTGGTTGCAGGAGGCCGGTTTCCACAGCACCCGGGTGGAGCACCTGGACGGCCCCGAGTCGATGGTGATCGGGATCAGATGA
- a CDS encoding nuclear transport factor 2 family protein: MNNHTVLAALLAGTLVLTALPASSAEDNTTADIEAIHQLKARYCRLLDTKQWAAWREVFAEDLVSDTSEAGGKVIEGADAFVAFVRQHLGQPSQVSTHQVFMPEIQLTSPTTAKGIWAMEDLVDFTPVLGVHGFGHYHETYVKTGGQWRIKSSKLTRLRQRLATPVGS, translated from the coding sequence ATGAACAACCACACCGTGCTGGCGGCTCTGCTGGCGGGCACGCTCGTGCTGACCGCGCTCCCGGCGAGCTCGGCCGAGGACAACACCACCGCCGACATCGAGGCCATCCACCAGCTCAAGGCCCGCTACTGCCGCCTGCTGGACACCAAGCAGTGGGCGGCCTGGCGGGAGGTCTTCGCCGAGGACCTGGTCAGCGACACCTCCGAGGCGGGCGGCAAGGTGATCGAGGGCGCGGACGCGTTCGTCGCGTTCGTGCGGCAGCACCTGGGCCAGCCCTCGCAGGTCAGCACGCACCAGGTGTTCATGCCCGAGATCCAGCTGACCTCGCCGACCACCGCGAAGGGCATCTGGGCCATGGAGGACCTCGTCGACTTCACCCCGGTGCTCGGCGTGCACGGTTTCGGGCATTACCACGAGACCTACGTCAAGACCGGCGGCCAGTGGCGCATCAAGTCCTCCAAGCTGACCCGGCTGCGCCAGCGCCTGGCCACCCCGGTGGGTTCCTAG
- a CDS encoding glycosyltransferase encodes MTTHLHDYRAPVTDGIVDGAILMHREMARAMVARQNVALHDLTQGPDCLRAVRDGDVVYAGSGPFAHLYHLWRERSGVDFRIVREVHTALWSGYWLQDELCAPLVRPGDLALFPTEYTRQLFAHNFPSVRPDTSAVVYPFLDRLGSHAPVPTPAPGSTLRIGYLGALSEAKNFDQVLDVFGRVHRETGGAATLLYAGKPNDPKWTEENIRDRVAAFGVPASAIASAGILRQDELPAFFGAVDVLLFPSTASRETLGRVVLEALSFGVPVLAADVGPAVELLPERNLVPTRLSTGTELTMSKVGPLGQVDEAVLVAKLVERDYDRAGVLDREPYLGSTFWRALSGATAVTERRHDGLLPRAVRVPARPEAALAALEVAERVHLAFFTGQDGVLHGLLDEAGHERGEDLSKLRSIVDSPRRNLADYRALPKLLDAVVLPPLPYSLVNAEDLLTAGRT; translated from the coding sequence GTGACAACGCACCTCCACGACTACCGGGCGCCGGTGACCGACGGGATCGTGGACGGCGCGATCCTGATGCACCGGGAGATGGCGCGGGCCATGGTGGCGCGGCAGAACGTCGCGCTGCACGACCTGACGCAGGGCCCGGACTGCCTGCGCGCGGTGCGCGACGGGGACGTGGTCTACGCCGGCTCCGGGCCGTTCGCGCACCTCTACCACCTGTGGCGGGAACGCTCGGGGGTGGACTTCCGGATCGTGCGCGAGGTGCACACCGCGCTGTGGTCGGGCTACTGGCTCCAGGACGAGCTGTGCGCGCCGCTGGTGCGGCCGGGCGACCTGGCCCTGTTCCCCACCGAGTACACGCGGCAGCTGTTCGCGCACAACTTCCCCTCGGTGCGCCCGGACACCTCGGCCGTGGTGTACCCGTTCCTGGACCGGCTGGGCAGCCACGCGCCCGTGCCCACCCCGGCACCGGGCTCGACGCTGCGCATCGGCTACCTGGGCGCGCTGTCGGAGGCCAAGAACTTCGACCAGGTCCTGGACGTGTTCGGCCGGGTGCACCGGGAGACCGGCGGTGCGGCCACGCTGCTGTACGCGGGCAAGCCCAACGATCCGAAGTGGACGGAGGAGAACATCCGGGACCGGGTGGCCGCCTTCGGGGTTCCCGCGTCCGCGATCGCCTCGGCCGGGATCCTGCGCCAGGACGAGCTGCCCGCCTTCTTCGGCGCCGTGGACGTGCTGCTGTTCCCCAGCACCGCCTCCCGGGAGACGCTGGGCCGGGTCGTGCTGGAGGCCCTGTCCTTCGGCGTGCCGGTGCTGGCCGCCGACGTCGGCCCGGCGGTGGAGCTGCTGCCCGAGCGCAACCTCGTGCCCACCCGGCTGAGCACCGGCACCGAGCTCACCATGAGCAAGGTCGGCCCGCTGGGCCAGGTGGACGAGGCCGTGCTGGTGGCCAAGCTGGTGGAACGCGACTACGACCGCGCGGGCGTGCTGGACCGCGAGCCCTACCTGGGCAGCACGTTCTGGCGGGCCCTGTCCGGGGCCACCGCGGTCACCGAACGCCGCCACGACGGGCTGCTGCCCCGCGCGGTGCGCGTGCCCGCCCGGCCGGAGGCGGCGCTGGCCGCGCTGGAGGTGGCCGAACGCGTGCACCTGGCCTTCTTCACCGGCCAGGACGGCGTGCTGCACGGGCTGCTCGACGAGGCCGGGCACGAGCGCGGTGAGGACCTGTCGAAGCTGCGGTCCATTGTGGACTCGCCGCGGCGCAACCTCGCCGACTACCGAGCCCTGCCCAAGCTGCTCGACGCCGTGGTGCTGCCGCCACTGCCCTACTCGCTGGTCAACGCCGAGGACCTGCTCACCGCCGGGAGAACGTGA
- a CDS encoding HAD family hydrolase: protein MKAIVFDHDGTLVDTVTSDMLACEALFTARGAVFPRTMWAREVCGQPESYPTLFELVRTRTGTAVTDVELWAELRANWAQFMTVDHIRLLPGAVELLTGLSALGLPMAVASAADRSWVEHWLTHFGLRGFFTAVVAGDEVADRKPDPAVYLAAAAKLGVAPQDCVVVEDSLTGVTAARRAGARVYVVPTVHTRHLDHSAADGVLSSLADFPLPDRVGTT from the coding sequence GTGAAGGCCATCGTCTTCGACCACGACGGCACGCTGGTCGACACCGTCACCTCGGACATGCTGGCCTGCGAGGCCCTGTTCACCGCCCGTGGCGCGGTCTTCCCGCGCACCATGTGGGCCCGGGAGGTCTGCGGGCAGCCGGAGTCCTACCCGACGCTGTTCGAGCTGGTGCGCACGCGCACCGGCACCGCGGTCACCGACGTGGAGCTGTGGGCGGAGCTGCGCGCGAACTGGGCCCAGTTCATGACCGTGGACCACATCCGGCTGCTGCCGGGCGCGGTGGAGCTGCTCACCGGGCTGAGCGCCCTGGGCCTGCCGATGGCGGTGGCCTCGGCCGCGGACCGCTCCTGGGTGGAGCACTGGCTGACGCATTTCGGGTTGCGCGGCTTCTTCACCGCGGTGGTGGCCGGGGACGAGGTCGCCGACCGCAAGCCGGACCCGGCGGTGTACCTGGCCGCGGCGGCGAAGCTCGGTGTGGCGCCCCAGGACTGCGTGGTCGTGGAGGACTCGCTGACCGGGGTGACGGCCGCGCGCCGTGCGGGCGCGCGGGTGTACGTGGTGCCGACCGTCCACACGCGACACCTGGACCACAGCGCGGCCGACGGCGTGCTCTCCTCGCTCGCGGACTTCCCGCTGCCGGACCGGGTGGGCACGACCTGA
- a CDS encoding GNAT family N-acetyltransferase, giving the protein MPELTRLHADHQAAVLAFELANRAYFAASVPDRGDEFFHRFASRYEALLAEQQAGVCAFHVLLDDDGTVLGRFNLLDLADHAAELGYRVAEHVAGRGLATATVRQLRGLAATRYGLHTLRAATAERNTASQRVLVKAGFVRVGPVDPAHLGGKPGTWYQCDLVRPEH; this is encoded by the coding sequence GTGCCCGAGCTGACACGGCTGCACGCCGACCACCAGGCGGCGGTCCTGGCCTTCGAGCTGGCGAACCGCGCCTACTTCGCCGCCTCGGTGCCCGACCGCGGGGACGAGTTCTTCCACCGGTTCGCCAGCCGGTACGAGGCGCTGCTGGCCGAGCAGCAGGCGGGCGTCTGCGCCTTCCACGTGCTCCTGGACGACGACGGCACGGTGCTCGGCCGGTTCAACCTGCTCGACCTGGCCGACCACGCCGCGGAGCTCGGCTACCGGGTCGCGGAGCACGTCGCGGGCCGAGGACTGGCGACCGCGACCGTCCGGCAGCTGCGCGGGCTGGCGGCGACCCGGTACGGGCTGCACACGCTGCGGGCGGCCACCGCCGAGCGGAACACCGCCTCGCAGCGGGTGCTGGTCAAGGCCGGGTTCGTCCGGGTCGGCCCGGTCGACCCCGCCCACCTCGGTGGCAAGCCGGGCACCTGGTACCAGTGCGACCTGGTGCGGCCGGAACACTAG
- a CDS encoding endonuclease/exonuclease/phosphatase family protein has translation MSRTVRVLFWNLFEAGVDQVLRLDDSRWRLQVELVRELAPDVLLTTEGWAWQYAGEELFTRAKLGFDMDGVLFPAKTGCDQAVFWRPGIRAEGVDRLPHEQAQWHGRGRVDLRLPGWPEPVAFVVAHLDPFSPTNRLIESDHLRNWLPTDRPVVLGMDANSLAPGDPEPEWNDVPARKLHNHLLPGTSTADRRPVTALLGDPERPLLVDAGAHLGDRRPTFGQHPPYEAERRIDLLLISPALVGRLVSYTPVEDKSLYPVADRLGASDHRPVLIELETPS, from the coding sequence ATGAGCCGCACGGTACGCGTCCTGTTCTGGAACCTCTTCGAGGCCGGGGTCGACCAGGTGCTGCGCCTGGACGACTCGCGCTGGCGGCTGCAGGTCGAGCTGGTGCGCGAGCTGGCCCCGGACGTGCTGCTCACCACCGAGGGCTGGGCCTGGCAGTACGCGGGCGAGGAGCTGTTCACGCGGGCCAAGCTCGGCTTCGACATGGACGGCGTCCTGTTCCCCGCCAAGACCGGCTGTGACCAGGCGGTGTTCTGGCGGCCGGGCATCCGGGCCGAGGGCGTGGACCGGCTGCCGCACGAGCAGGCCCAGTGGCACGGCCGCGGCCGGGTGGACCTGCGGCTGCCGGGCTGGCCGGAGCCGGTGGCGTTCGTGGTGGCGCACCTGGACCCGTTCAGCCCGACCAACCGGCTCATCGAGTCCGACCACCTGCGCAACTGGCTGCCCACCGACCGGCCGGTCGTGCTGGGCATGGACGCCAACAGCCTCGCCCCGGGCGATCCGGAGCCGGAGTGGAACGACGTGCCCGCGCGCAAGCTGCACAACCACCTGCTGCCCGGCACCTCCACCGCCGACCGGCGGCCCGTCACCGCGCTGCTCGGCGACCCGGAGCGGCCGCTGCTCGTCGACGCGGGGGCGCACCTGGGCGACCGGCGGCCGACCTTCGGCCAGCACCCGCCGTACGAGGCGGAGCGGCGCATCGACCTGCTGCTCATCAGCCCCGCCCTGGTCGGGCGGCTGGTGTCCTACACCCCGGTGGAGGACAAGAGCCTCTACCCCGTGGCGGACCGGCTCGGTGCCTCCGACCACCGGCCCGTCCTGATCGAGCTGGAGACCCCGTCATGA
- a CDS encoding MMPL family transporter — MSRLLFRIGHTAVRHGWRVVGAWVVVFALAGGGFAWGFGGLADNFDIPGTESSAVLDRLAGELPAYRGASGLVVLSTDDGTAFSPAQREAYAGLVGRAGRELPGLARAVDPFAAEGQRAAPVPEGPARELLALADGLRPVSADGSVAVVNVSFTAPRLELSEVDRRAVVDFFDTNRVDGVSVAYSTDIAQGVPDVFGVGEAVGLLVAGVVLLVLLGTALAAAVPIVTAVVGVGIGVPATLAFSGVVAMASVTPVLGIMLGLAVGIDYALFIVYRHRRQLADGMAVPESVAVANATAGHAVVFAGATVVVALLALNVTGIAFLGVMGTVGAVCVAVAVLIAVTLVPALLGLLGERVHGHRARTRSAEVLPAHTRRAALAIVFGVTALLLLAVPALDMRLGLPDGSAEPAGSASHRAHELTTKAFGEGANGTLLVTADLPEGLDQARVLAAQLEIARVVKAVGPVEAVAPVAVSPSGRLAAFQVKPEEGPNAESTVRLVRDLRAPDVLAGTSLAGTRLGVAGQAAINLDISAHLADVLPGYLALVVGLSLLIMVVVFRSLLVPLVATAGFVLSLAATFGAVVAGFQWGWLGTTPGPILSFLPVILVGVLFGLAMDYQLFLASGMREAHVRGAPARLAVAQGSRAGRSVVTAAALIMVAVFGGFVFADSTMIRSLGFGLAAGVLLDAFAVRVLLMPAVLHLLGPSAWWLPRWLERVLPDVDVEGAPRGTNQEKIP; from the coding sequence GTGTCGAGGTTGTTGTTCCGGATCGGCCACACGGCCGTCCGGCACGGGTGGCGGGTGGTCGGCGCCTGGGTGGTGGTGTTCGCGCTGGCGGGGGGCGGGTTCGCCTGGGGGTTCGGCGGCCTGGCCGACAACTTCGACATCCCCGGCACCGAGTCCTCCGCCGTGCTGGACCGGCTGGCGGGCGAGCTGCCCGCCTACCGGGGCGCGTCCGGGCTGGTCGTGCTGTCCACCGACGACGGCACCGCGTTCAGCCCGGCCCAGCGCGAGGCCTACGCGGGGCTGGTCGGCCGGGCCGGCCGTGAGCTGCCCGGGCTGGCGCGGGCCGTGGACCCGTTCGCGGCCGAAGGACAGCGCGCCGCCCCGGTGCCGGAGGGCCCGGCCCGGGAGCTGCTCGCACTGGCCGACGGCCTCCGCCCGGTCTCGGCGGACGGTTCGGTCGCGGTGGTCAACGTCAGTTTCACCGCACCGCGCCTGGAACTGTCCGAAGTGGACCGCCGGGCGGTGGTGGACTTCTTCGACACCAACCGGGTCGACGGCGTCTCCGTGGCCTACTCCACCGACATCGCCCAGGGCGTGCCGGACGTGTTCGGGGTCGGCGAGGCGGTCGGGCTGCTCGTGGCCGGGGTGGTGCTGCTGGTGCTGCTCGGCACCGCCCTCGCCGCCGCGGTGCCCATCGTGACCGCGGTGGTCGGAGTGGGCATCGGCGTGCCGGCCACGCTCGCCTTCTCCGGCGTGGTGGCCATGGCGTCGGTGACCCCGGTGCTGGGCATCATGCTCGGGCTCGCGGTCGGCATCGACTACGCCCTGTTCATCGTCTACCGGCACCGGCGCCAGCTGGCCGACGGGATGGCCGTACCCGAGTCCGTCGCGGTGGCCAACGCGACCGCGGGCCACGCGGTCGTCTTCGCCGGGGCCACCGTGGTCGTCGCGCTGCTCGCGCTCAACGTCACCGGCATCGCCTTCCTGGGCGTCATGGGCACCGTCGGCGCGGTGTGCGTGGCCGTGGCCGTGCTCATCGCCGTCACCCTGGTGCCCGCGCTGCTCGGACTGCTCGGCGAACGCGTGCACGGCCATCGGGCGCGGACCCGGTCCGCCGAGGTGCTTCCGGCGCACACCCGGCGCGCGGCCCTGGCCATCGTCTTCGGCGTGACGGCGTTGCTGCTGCTGGCGGTGCCCGCACTGGACATGCGCCTGGGCCTGCCCGACGGGTCGGCCGAGCCCGCCGGGTCGGCCAGCCACCGGGCACACGAGCTCACCACGAAGGCCTTCGGCGAGGGGGCCAACGGCACCCTGCTGGTGACCGCCGACCTGCCCGAAGGCCTGGACCAGGCCCGCGTCCTCGCCGCCCAGCTGGAGATCGCGCGGGTGGTCAAGGCCGTGGGCCCGGTCGAGGCGGTCGCCCCGGTCGCGGTCTCGCCCAGCGGCCGCCTCGCCGCGTTCCAGGTCAAACCCGAGGAGGGCCCCAACGCCGAGTCCACCGTCCGGCTCGTCCGAGACCTGCGCGCCCCGGACGTCCTGGCGGGCACCTCGCTGGCGGGCACCCGGCTCGGGGTGGCGGGCCAGGCCGCGATCAACCTCGACATCTCCGCGCACCTGGCCGACGTCCTGCCGGGCTACCTGGCGCTCGTGGTCGGCCTGTCACTGCTGATCATGGTCGTGGTGTTCCGGTCGCTGCTGGTCCCGCTCGTGGCCACCGCCGGGTTCGTGCTGTCCCTGGCCGCGACCTTCGGCGCGGTGGTCGCGGGCTTCCAGTGGGGCTGGCTGGGCACCACACCCGGCCCGATCCTGAGCTTCCTGCCGGTGATCCTGGTGGGCGTCCTGTTCGGGCTGGCCATGGACTACCAGCTGTTCCTGGCCAGCGGCATGCGCGAGGCCCACGTGCGCGGCGCCCCGGCCCGGCTGGCGGTGGCACAGGGCTCGCGCGCGGGCCGGTCGGTGGTCACCGCGGCCGCGTTGATCATGGTGGCGGTCTTCGGCGGCTTCGTCTTCGCCGACTCGACCATGATCCGCTCACTCGGCTTCGGCCTGGCCGCCGGGGTGCTGCTGGACGCCTTCGCGGTCCGGGTGCTGCTGATGCCCGCCGTGCTGCACCTGCTCGGCCCCTCGGCCTGGTGGCTGCCGCGCTGGCTGGAGCGCGTATTGCCGGACGTGGACGTCGAAGGTGCCCCACGAGGAACGAACCAGGAGAAGATCCCATGA
- a CDS encoding SDR family NAD(P)-dependent oxidoreductase, with amino-acid sequence MDYQDFTDKIVLVIGGARGIGAGVVRAFAGRGATVVVADTDTLPSAVNHYRATATTGFAEAQELAAKLVAEGLPVTAECVNASDEHQVVALYQRLAERFGRLDVVVNAFGVTHVSPVEKMELAQFQQIVSGNLDGVFLSCKHALPLLRANGGGAIVNFSSVSGKSGFAKVAHYCAAKAGVIGFSNSLALEVAKDGITVNSVCPGIVRSNMWQYLFSEFQRPTENEEEFWDRMRSMIPQKQFQEPEDIAEGVVFLASSPRVTGQALGVDGGMTA; translated from the coding sequence ATGGACTACCAGGACTTCACCGACAAGATCGTGCTCGTCATCGGCGGTGCCCGGGGCATCGGCGCGGGCGTGGTACGCGCCTTCGCCGGACGCGGGGCCACCGTGGTGGTGGCCGACACCGACACCCTGCCCTCCGCGGTCAACCACTACCGGGCCACCGCGACCACCGGGTTCGCCGAGGCCCAGGAGCTGGCGGCCAAGCTCGTCGCCGAGGGCCTGCCGGTGACCGCGGAGTGCGTCAACGCCTCCGACGAGCACCAGGTCGTGGCGCTGTACCAGCGGCTGGCCGAGCGGTTCGGGCGCCTGGACGTGGTGGTCAACGCCTTCGGCGTCACGCATGTCTCGCCGGTGGAGAAGATGGAGCTGGCCCAGTTCCAGCAGATCGTCTCCGGCAACCTGGACGGGGTCTTCCTCTCTTGCAAGCACGCCCTGCCGCTGCTGCGGGCCAACGGGGGTGGCGCGATCGTCAACTTCTCCTCGGTCTCCGGCAAGTCCGGCTTCGCCAAGGTCGCCCACTACTGCGCGGCCAAGGCGGGCGTGATCGGCTTCTCCAACAGCCTGGCGCTGGAGGTGGCCAAGGACGGCATCACGGTCAACTCGGTCTGCCCGGGCATCGTGCGCTCCAACATGTGGCAGTACCTGTTCTCGGAGTTCCAGCGGCCCACCGAGAACGAGGAGGAGTTCTGGGACCGCATGCGCTCGATGATCCCGCAGAAGCAGTTCCAGGAGCCCGAGGACATCGCCGAGGGCGTGGTGTTCCTGGCCTCCTCGCCGCGGGTCACCGGGCAGGCGCTGGGCGTGGACGGCGGGATGACGGCATGA
- a CDS encoding sugar O-acetyltransferase — translation MSVDAFDVVRAHMVPGVPYVSTAPEITPHRVRCLELLDEVNNTALTDHDLRYKLLTELLGGIGEDSWVMPRFLCEFGRFITLGDRVRVNFDVVMLDCAPITIGNDVWIAPRCGLYTANHALDRKRRREMVEFAEPITIGDDVWLGAGVTVLPGVTIGEGTVVGAGSTVVHDLPPGVLAVGSPARPVREVP, via the coding sequence ATGAGCGTCGACGCCTTCGACGTCGTCCGGGCCCACATGGTGCCCGGCGTGCCGTACGTGTCCACCGCACCGGAGATCACCCCGCACCGAGTCCGGTGCCTGGAGCTGCTGGACGAGGTCAACAACACCGCGCTGACCGACCACGACCTCCGGTACAAGCTGCTCACCGAGCTGCTGGGCGGCATCGGGGAGGACAGCTGGGTGATGCCCCGGTTCCTGTGCGAGTTCGGGCGGTTCATCACCCTGGGCGACCGGGTGCGGGTGAACTTCGACGTGGTGATGCTGGACTGCGCGCCCATCACCATCGGGAACGACGTGTGGATCGCGCCGCGCTGCGGCCTCTACACCGCCAACCACGCCCTGGACCGCAAGCGGCGGCGCGAGATGGTCGAGTTCGCCGAGCCGATCACCATCGGCGACGACGTGTGGCTGGGCGCCGGGGTGACCGTGCTGCCGGGCGTGACGATCGGCGAGGGCACGGTGGTCGGCGCGGGCAGCACGGTGGTGCACGACCTGCCGCCGGGGGTGCTGGCGGTCGGCAGCCCGGCGCGGCCGGTGCGGGAGGTGCCGTGA
- a CDS encoding DUF1349 domain-containing protein — translation MSAALITEVDFHGRWTWQGGAVPARYSLREGVLSVTAPAGADHFRMPGVREVASLPLLCRPVEGDFTAVVTVSAAGQRFADAAGLALVGLDGVAKLCVERMPDGRWAICTVVSDPHSDEAAGPTLAGPVAQLMITRERSRVAMFHRQPGEPDWHFTRTFTSAVAGTRLALFAQAPLSEACTGEFSGFDLSPGAQRDRR, via the coding sequence ATGAGCGCGGCCCTCATCACCGAGGTCGACTTCCACGGCCGCTGGACCTGGCAGGGCGGCGCCGTGCCCGCGCGGTACTCGCTGCGGGAGGGCGTGCTGTCGGTGACCGCGCCCGCCGGGGCCGACCACTTCCGCATGCCCGGGGTGCGCGAGGTCGCCTCGCTGCCGCTGCTGTGCCGCCCGGTGGAGGGCGACTTCACCGCGGTGGTGACGGTGTCCGCGGCGGGCCAGCGCTTCGCCGACGCGGCCGGGCTCGCGCTGGTCGGCCTGGACGGGGTCGCGAAGCTGTGCGTGGAGCGGATGCCCGACGGTCGCTGGGCGATCTGCACGGTGGTCTCCGACCCGCACTCCGACGAGGCGGCCGGGCCCACGCTGGCCGGGCCGGTGGCGCAGCTGATGATCACCCGGGAGCGCTCGCGGGTGGCCATGTTCCACCGCCAGCCCGGCGAGCCCGACTGGCACTTCACGCGCACCTTCACCTCGGCGGTGGCCGGGACCCGGCTGGCCCTGTTCGCGCAGGCCCCGCTGTCGGAGGCCTGCACCGGCGAGTTCAGCGGGTTCGACCTCTCCCCGGGGGCGCAGCGTGACCGCCGCTGA